The following coding sequences lie in one Cloacibacillus sp. genomic window:
- a CDS encoding IclR family transcriptional regulator, with product MRKFFDSIDTILTILEALENLEEAHSVRKIEELTGVPKSTVHRILQELTAIGWAYQDEEDKNYYIGLKFLSLANEWRVNLDTVKRIDPVLRNVVKRCGQSAFINIIDHERVVCLHKMESNRVVRITSIIGEEQLFHAGASARMLLAYAPEALVKKVLSQKLEAFTPFTVTDPELLREDLKQIREKGYCESVEEMDPGVAAISVHIDMCGTDLIMALTVAGTRFDYERDRDMWLSVLIEETKNLTPAR from the coding sequence ATGCGAAAATTTTTTGATTCCATAGATACGATATTGACGATCTTGGAAGCGCTTGAAAATTTGGAAGAGGCGCACAGCGTAAGAAAGATAGAGGAGCTTACCGGGGTACCGAAGAGCACGGTTCACCGCATATTGCAGGAGCTGACCGCTATCGGCTGGGCCTATCAGGACGAAGAGGACAAAAATTATTATATCGGATTGAAATTCCTCTCGCTGGCCAACGAATGGCGTGTGAATCTCGACACGGTGAAAAGGATCGATCCCGTGCTGCGGAATGTGGTCAAACGGTGCGGGCAATCTGCCTTCATCAATATTATCGACCACGAACGGGTGGTCTGTCTGCACAAGATGGAATCGAACCGCGTCGTAAGGATCACCTCTATAATCGGCGAGGAACAGCTCTTTCATGCCGGGGCCAGCGCTAGGATGCTTCTGGCGTACGCTCCAGAGGCGCTTGTGAAAAAGGTGCTCTCTCAGAAGCTGGAGGCGTTCACGCCATTTACGGTGACGGACCCGGAGCTGCTGAGGGAAGACCTGAAACAGATAAGGGAAAAGGGATATTGCGAATCGGTCGAAGAGATGGACCCCGGCGTCGCCGCGATATCCGTTCACATCGACATGTGCGGGACGGACCTGATCATGGCGCTGACGGTCGCGGGCACGAGGTTTGACTATGAGAGAGACAGAGACATGTGGCTCTCCGTATTGATCGAAGAAACTAAAAATCTGACGCCGGCCCGGTAA